A single Pseudomonas sp. MM223 DNA region contains:
- the bolA gene encoding DNA-binding transcriptional regulator BolA (*Name bolA), giving the protein MTMQQRIEQQLGALAPQHLQVLDESHMHSRGQETHYKAVIVSEQFAGLNSVKRHQKVYATMGELMGQIHALAIHTYTAEEWAKVGVAPASPVCAGGGH; this is encoded by the coding sequence ATGACCATGCAACAGCGCATTGAACAACAGCTGGGCGCCCTGGCGCCGCAGCACCTGCAAGTGCTCGACGAAAGTCACATGCACAGTCGTGGTCAGGAGACCCACTACAAGGCTGTGATCGTCAGCGAGCAGTTTGCCGGGTTGAACAGCGTCAAGCGCCACCAGAAGGTGTACGCCACCATGGGTGAGCTGATGGGCCAGATCCATGCCCTGGCCATTCATACCTACACCGCCGAAGAGTGGGCCAAGGTCGGCGTTGCGCCGGCCTCGCCAGTGTGCGCCGGCGGCGGGCACTGA